A window of the Triplophysa rosa linkage group LG23, Trosa_1v2, whole genome shotgun sequence genome harbors these coding sequences:
- the si:dkey-226l10.6 gene encoding zinc finger protein 850: MLHKCAVGGCPNRSDTIIHYILPEDPKRRSAWMKFMEDTKANGENVSSSCRVCGDHFSEDCYFKLDLGYTTCKILSVDAVPTIHSVNRSCETVNSIQNEETDDTCAITIAETISLACVKEEPLDLDLNCSMTPQDDQNSSLEDSVKCEESELSITEDMDIKKRDQGQDVKVKKVRKGGRLRTFNCLACGQKFRGRGALMQHQREKHVKQKSESVTEEKIIVCSTPAETFPKMGLSMQHSATHTAIDTEGISDKKHLCDQCGKRFAYESFLKAHQKVHEYGESILPYVCHLCPRRFGYKVALVAHLRQHMRKTASPCPICEKSFPSKSFLAQHIKAFHATKKLFCKTCNSSFKLNGYMKHMDMHNKVTPYYCEICKIYLTQKDHPGHMLNHEKNSVSEEPVASFKNIPRRGRKKCAGVSEQHNNSEEGSAPGIGPDGEPVTVRQEEAEMELSGEANILVKSAADPSEGGGI; the protein is encoded by the exons ATGCTTCATAAATGTGCTGTTGGCGGTTGTCCAAACAGATCGGACAcgattatacattatattttaccCGAGGATCCAAAAAGACGCAGCGCATGGATGAAGTTTATGGAAGACACTAAAGCAAATGGGGAAAACGTGTCGTCTTCGTGTCGTGTGTGCGGTGATCATTTCTCTGAGGACTGCTACTTTAAACTGGATCTGGGTTACACCACTTGCAAGATATTAAGCGTGGACGCTGTGCCTACAATCCACTCTGTTAATCGATCATGTGAGACGGTAAACAGCATACAGAACGAG GAGACCGATGACACATGTGCGATCACCATTGCTGAGACCATTTCACTTGCGTGTGTCAAAGAGGAACCTCTTGATCTTGATTTGAATTGCAGCATGACACCCCAAGATGACCAAAACTCGTCGCTGGAGGATAGTGTTAAATGTGAGGAAAGTGAGCTGAGCATTACTGAAGATATGGACATAAAGAAACGTGACCAAGGTCAAGATGTGAAAGTAAAGAAAGTTAGAAAAGGTGGTAGACTCAGAACTTTCAATTGTTTAGCTTGTGGGCAGAAGTTTCGCGGTAGGGGTGCACTTATGCAGCATCAACGGGAAAAACACGTGAAGCAAAAAAGCGAATCAGTGACTGAAGAGAAGATTATTGTTTGTTCAACTCCTGCTGAGACGTTTCCTAAAATGGGTCTCTCTATGCAACATAGTGCTACACACACTGCTATAGACACTGAAGGGATTTCTGATAAAAAGCACTTGTGTGATCAGTGTGGAAAGCGCTTTGCTTATGAAAGTTTTTTGAAAGCTCATCAGAAAGTTCACGAGTATGGTGAGTCCATACTGCCATATGTTTGCCACTTATGTCCCAGACGCTTTGGCTACAAAGTAGCCCTCGTCGCTCACCTTAGACAACACATGCGGAAAACTGCAAGCCCTTGCCCAATCTGTGAAAAGAGCTTCCCGTCCAAGAGTTTCCTCGCTCAGCACATCAAAGCATTTCATGCTACAAAAAAACTCTTTTGTAAGACTTGCAATAGTAGTTTCAAGCTCAACGGCTATATGAAACACATGGACATGCACAACAAGGTGACCCCGTACTACTGTGAAATCTGCAAGATCTATCTCACGCAGAAAGACCACCCAGGGCACATGCTCAACCATGAAAAAAACAGTGTGTCTGAAGAGCCTGTTGCATCCTTCAAAAACATACCAAGAAGAGGCAGAAAGAAGTGTGCAGGTGTATCAGAACAACACAACAACTCTGAAGAAGGTTCAGCGCCTGGAATCGGGCCAGACGGCGAGCCTGTAACCGTCAGGCAGGAGGAGGCCGAAATGGAACTGTCTGGTGAAGCCAACATTCTGGTTAAGAGTGCAGCAGATCCATCAGAAGGCGGTGGAATCTGA
- the eif1axb gene encoding eukaryotic translation initiation factor 1A X-linked b: MPKNKGKGGKNRRRGKNENESEKRELVFKEDGQEYAQVIKMLGNGRLEAMCFDGVKRLCHIRGKLRKKVWINTSDIILIGLRDYQDNKADVILKYNADEARSLKAYGELPEHAKINETDTFGPGDDDEIQFDDIGDDDEDIDDI; this comes from the exons atgccGAAAAACAAAG GTAAGGGAGGAAAGAATCGGCGACGTGGTAAGAATGAAAATGAATCGGAGAAGAGGGAGCTGGTGTTTAAAGAGGACGGACAAG AATATGCTCAGGTCATTAAAATGTTGGGAAATGGGAGATTAGAGGCCATGTGCTTCGATGGAGTCAAGCGGCTTTGTCACATTCGAGGAAAGCTCCGGAAAAAG GTTTGGATTAACACATCAGACATTATACTCATTGGATTACGAGATTACCAG GATAACAAAGCAGATGTCATTTTGAAGTATAACGCTGATGAGGCTCGGAGTCTGAAAGCCTATGGAGAGCTTCCAGAACACG CCAAAATCAACGAGACTGATACCTTCGGGcctggtgatgatgatgagattcaGTTTGATGACattggtgatgatgatgaggacaTTGATGAT ATCTAA